One window of the Crateriforma spongiae genome contains the following:
- a CDS encoding cadherin domain-containing protein has translation MNRTPDTTGIWQTIVSHGESVSRRGRRYLQRTQCRLGLWWDRNRAEPGLPLVRSSRPQIHRPVLAPMTALEPRILYSATPLPVMPDAGVDPTEMVVEVAEVQSTTDGSASGIDNTSSESIHDLAQSSGEQIVFVDSSVSDYQTLIGDLAPETQVFVLDGDSDGVDQITRILDGLQDVGSIHIVSHGEDGTLRLGNAVLSADRLDAYAGTLSSWEDSLTSDADILLYGCDLASNADGRTLIESMATLTGADVAASDDDTGHQDFSGDWELEYSTGRIETDVFASQSVQDDWKGKLATITVDTFDDVVASDGLTSLREAVQQANADGGSNQIVLGGGTYTLDDFANGTLTITSDITFIGVSATDTLIDADGLGTRPFTIQSGSDVLFRSLSITGGVADQGGAVMSLSGSSLTMRDVELYQNQASQFGGAIHSAGSLQLQRVTIAENSAGEKGGAIYINGGTGDLSNVTISGNAAHQSAGAILNYGGNVTLTNSTVADNSTGIDNENAAVTQLKNTILDNAGQNAADTLTSLGYNIDSDGSAGLSGTGDQNNVDPKLGALDHYGGGVRTHSLHSTSTAIDNGNSAGAVTLDGRRFARDTDIDIGAFEYQAQIHVNQTTSGNQTTDGEDKGVAQAVDIAADGSFVVVWSSEGQDSSGYGVYARRFNANGIALTDEILVNQTTADFQGWAMVASEADGDFVVTWTSSNQDGTDRSVYARRFNADGTAKDGEFRVNTHNSDSQLASSVDVDAGNDFVITWYGSGPEGYGIYARRYASDGNALDAQEFRVTTGAIVVSPDPMVSTNSSGQFAIIAETTGNIYVNRYNEDGSRIGSEIGVETNILSVADQAVIALHDDGSFVVGWHQNNDIYARRYNASGNLIGSQFTVNSTTAGPQSEVSLSMDDSGNFMFTWTGEGTGDTDGVFAQRYDASGNALGGETLINYTTTGNQSRASVAMLSPTQYVVVWSGDGPGDTDGVYARMIGPASGENTTPNPDAGGAYTIDEGESLTLDASSSSDPDGSITQYQWDLNLDGVYGDVVTDSPTISWADLSTLWGIDDGVVAGTDYVIGLRVTDDSGDYRTDFATVTVTDVAPEIHATGTTTVEAGETYTLYFYASDDGDDTITSWTINWGDGHIDTVAGTESTVSHAYHQNGGFHNILISATDEDGNWHAAGSWVTSSAANPNDAVYEIDTTTGLVVGGPIGGTQLSSPGAIAVGPDGLLYVGSFGSQTVLRFDPETGSMVDTFVNDNNLNQVAGIAWGPDGNLYVASHGTGEIHRYDGETGARIDASNAPFISGLSGPIGLVFHNDGNLYVSNYNNNTIHRYDATTGTPVGGANFVSPGTLDGPEFMAFGNDDYLYVASYNDDSVYRFDESGNLVDAGAYISGGGLDGPVGISFGPDGLLYVTGENSSDIRRYDTSGPSAVFVDVYTDNASASDFRTLVFTPSHQVQVTESGASGKLWFSSTGNGSTTTLPSWTRGSVVEFGGSGLSFDPTGDPADTTAGEFSEVFDIDSFASGEDVDGLHYVEKAITIGGDSYPAFDLQAGDVLFSTKGSPTLTSTNSITVGKEDVVVFRPDSPGDYSSGTFTILLEDPMGRDLRGISLVENDMEFADGQTLAAGTFVFVTSGGSQDSNVYYYQVDDVGEATTAGTSGLLINGADINISDKLYGVEIIEKTTTIGGHTFQEGQILLALDSAGSVGSNSVDIETTDIFVLDVTQTALAGTTQATATKLLDGSDVELGDSNESIDAIALLRVANRPTDIQISNDNIDENVNTSGGHVVGTLSAVDPSLTDTHTFDVVGGSDESKFSVSGSNLILEDGILDYESQTQYNVVVKVTDSDGNELLKSLTIDVNNLNDVVPVVDANQSFSVSETANVGTSLGFITATDPDGTLQNWIMSSGNDHGLFGLNSSTGELTVVNNVNLDHEFQATYTLTIMVQDGQNTSSSQTVTVNVLDANDTVPVINPGQTFAVSESAPNGTAVGNATATDPDGTLQGWTITAGNGDGIFAINAGSGQITIADNSNLDHESASSHTLTLQVSDGANTSATQTVTINVIDVNDVVPEIDAGQTFNVAENVADNHVVGTATATDSDGTLQGWTITDGNGDGIFAINASSGQITIADNTNLDHESTDSYTLTLQVSDGANTSATQTITINVTDVNDVVPVIDAGQNFTVAENVVDNHVVGTATATDSDGTLQGWTITAGNGDGIFAINASSGQITIADNTNLDHESTDSYTLTLQVSDGANTSATQTITINVTDVNDVVPVINAGQTFTVAENVADNHVVGTATATDSDGTLQGWTITAGNGDGIFAINASSGQITIADNTNLDHESTDSYTLTLQVSDGANTSATQTITINVTDVNDVVPVIDAGQTFTVAENVADNHVVGTATATDSDGTLQGWTITAGNGDGIFAINASSGQITIADNSNLDHESTDIYTLTLQVSDGANTSATQTVTINVTDVNDVVPVIDAGQTFTVAENVADNHVVGTATATDSDGTLQGWTITAGNGDGIFAINASSGQITIADNSNLDHESTDSYTLTLQVSDGTNTSATQTVTINVSDVNEAATGTPGITGSAMTGQTLSVDMSSVSDPEGIQSEAFQWYADGVSLIGQTGSTITLDATHVGKAISVSVVVTDNTGNTESALSSNPTTPVGLTNAAPTDIVISGSQIQEGVDGDVVGAISVVDPDVIDTHVWSVDDGRFEIAAGQLRLKAGQSIDYDVESTLFLTVSVTDRGGSGATYTETIRVDVQESLIILPPALTLTSEPDPDPEPADASEDPGESNESADAEETAEEKADEAETAEAESSDSESSDSDSVSSQAMIRQDDGATANQSGDGNANGAVVDVLQLQFTDAQTSGDVQRTNVRGDGDSRGSSSDNPNGDGDENSSIDFALASTLGGETEMRQWKAMDQLRDDLLGDVQYESIVVGFAVSTAVAVSIGQAVWVVNAGYLASSALFVLPAWRTLDPLPVLDTMDGKFDDDDESLDSILDDPADAGE, from the coding sequence ATGAACCGCACTCCCGACACGACCGGAATATGGCAGACGATTGTCAGCCACGGAGAATCCGTGTCTCGACGCGGCCGGCGGTACCTACAGCGGACCCAGTGCCGGTTGGGCTTGTGGTGGGATCGCAATCGCGCCGAACCCGGCTTGCCGCTGGTTCGATCCAGCAGACCACAGATTCACCGACCGGTCCTTGCCCCGATGACCGCGCTGGAGCCGCGGATCCTGTACTCCGCCACCCCACTTCCCGTCATGCCCGATGCGGGTGTCGACCCGACGGAAATGGTCGTCGAAGTCGCCGAAGTCCAGTCAACGACCGACGGATCGGCAAGCGGCATCGACAACACTTCATCCGAATCGATCCATGACCTGGCCCAATCGTCGGGCGAGCAGATCGTGTTCGTCGATTCCAGCGTTTCCGATTATCAAACGCTAATCGGCGATTTGGCCCCGGAAACGCAAGTGTTCGTTCTGGATGGCGATTCCGATGGCGTCGACCAGATCACTCGTATTTTGGACGGTCTGCAAGACGTTGGTTCGATTCACATCGTTTCACACGGTGAAGACGGCACGTTACGTCTGGGCAACGCCGTGCTTTCGGCCGACCGGTTGGACGCTTATGCGGGCACGTTGTCGTCCTGGGAAGATTCGCTGACGTCCGACGCCGACATTCTGTTGTACGGATGTGATTTGGCTTCCAACGCCGACGGACGCACGCTGATCGAATCGATGGCCACGCTGACCGGTGCCGACGTCGCCGCCAGTGATGACGACACCGGACACCAAGACTTCTCGGGCGACTGGGAACTGGAATACTCGACCGGCCGAATCGAAACGGACGTCTTTGCCAGCCAATCCGTTCAAGACGATTGGAAAGGAAAGCTGGCGACGATCACCGTCGACACGTTTGACGATGTGGTCGCGTCGGACGGTTTGACGTCGCTGCGTGAAGCCGTCCAGCAAGCCAATGCCGACGGCGGCAGCAATCAAATTGTCTTGGGCGGTGGTACCTACACGCTGGATGATTTTGCCAACGGCACTTTGACGATCACCAGCGACATCACGTTCATCGGCGTGTCGGCGACGGATACCCTGATCGACGCCGACGGTCTGGGCACGCGACCGTTCACGATTCAATCTGGATCGGACGTTCTTTTCCGAAGCCTGTCGATCACCGGCGGGGTTGCAGATCAGGGCGGGGCGGTCATGTCGCTGTCGGGGTCCTCCCTGACCATGCGAGACGTCGAACTTTATCAAAACCAAGCGTCCCAGTTCGGCGGTGCGATTCACTCCGCCGGCTCGCTGCAGTTGCAACGTGTGACGATTGCCGAAAACTCCGCGGGCGAAAAAGGCGGTGCGATCTATATCAACGGTGGAACTGGGGATCTGTCCAACGTGACGATCAGCGGAAACGCGGCTCACCAATCCGCCGGCGCGATTCTGAACTACGGCGGCAATGTCACGCTGACCAACAGCACGGTCGCCGACAACAGCACCGGCATCGACAACGAAAACGCCGCAGTCACCCAGTTGAAGAACACCATTCTGGACAACGCGGGACAAAACGCCGCCGACACGTTGACCAGCCTTGGATACAACATCGACAGCGACGGATCAGCCGGCCTGTCGGGCACCGGGGACCAAAACAACGTTGACCCAAAACTGGGTGCCCTGGATCACTATGGTGGCGGCGTTCGGACGCATTCGCTGCACAGCACCAGCACGGCCATCGACAACGGCAACTCCGCGGGAGCGGTCACACTGGACGGTCGGCGTTTTGCAAGAGACACCGATATCGACATCGGTGCCTTCGAGTATCAAGCCCAAATCCACGTCAACCAAACCACATCGGGCAACCAAACGACTGATGGCGAAGACAAAGGAGTCGCGCAAGCCGTCGATATCGCGGCGGATGGATCGTTTGTGGTTGTCTGGTCATCTGAAGGACAAGACTCATCAGGCTACGGCGTCTACGCCAGACGCTTTAATGCCAACGGGATCGCGCTGACCGACGAAATCTTGGTCAATCAAACGACCGCAGATTTTCAAGGCTGGGCGATGGTGGCCAGCGAAGCCGACGGTGACTTTGTCGTGACTTGGACAAGTTCCAATCAAGACGGAACGGATCGCAGCGTCTACGCCCGACGCTTCAATGCCGACGGCACAGCAAAGGATGGTGAATTCCGAGTCAACACTCACAACTCCGATTCCCAATTAGCATCTTCCGTCGACGTCGATGCGGGGAACGACTTTGTCATCACCTGGTATGGAAGCGGACCGGAGGGCTACGGCATTTACGCCCGTCGATATGCCTCCGATGGCAATGCATTGGATGCTCAAGAATTCCGTGTGACCACCGGAGCCATTGTTGTTTCTCCTGACCCGATGGTCAGCACCAACAGCAGCGGGCAATTCGCCATCATTGCCGAAACCACCGGAAATATTTACGTCAATCGATACAACGAAGACGGCAGTCGAATCGGCAGCGAAATCGGCGTTGAGACCAACATCCTGAGTGTTGCGGACCAAGCGGTGATCGCGTTGCACGACGACGGTTCCTTTGTGGTCGGCTGGCATCAAAACAATGACATCTATGCGCGACGCTACAACGCATCGGGCAATCTGATTGGATCCCAATTCACGGTCAATTCCACAACCGCCGGTCCACAATCCGAAGTTTCCCTATCGATGGACGATTCAGGTAACTTCATGTTTACCTGGACCGGCGAAGGAACGGGCGACACCGATGGCGTGTTCGCACAGCGTTACGATGCCTCGGGCAACGCGTTGGGCGGCGAAACGCTGATCAACTACACGACCACTGGAAATCAAAGCCGGGCATCGGTCGCCATGCTGAGCCCGACGCAATACGTCGTCGTCTGGTCGGGCGATGGTCCCGGTGACACCGACGGCGTTTATGCGCGTATGATCGGTCCCGCCTCAGGCGAAAACACCACGCCCAATCCGGATGCCGGTGGTGCCTATACCATCGATGAAGGTGAATCGCTGACCCTGGACGCATCATCGTCGTCCGATCCCGACGGATCCATCACCCAGTATCAGTGGGACCTAAACCTGGACGGCGTGTATGGCGACGTGGTCACCGACAGTCCCACCATCAGCTGGGCGGACCTGTCGACCTTGTGGGGGATCGACGATGGAGTGGTCGCCGGAACCGATTACGTCATCGGATTGCGTGTGACCGACGACAGCGGCGACTATCGAACCGACTTTGCGACCGTCACCGTGACCGACGTCGCACCGGAGATTCACGCGACGGGGACCACCACCGTGGAAGCCGGCGAAACCTATACCCTGTATTTCTACGCATCCGACGACGGCGATGACACCATCACAAGCTGGACGATCAACTGGGGCGACGGTCATATCGACACGGTCGCCGGAACCGAATCGACCGTTTCACACGCCTATCATCAAAACGGTGGCTTCCACAACATCCTGATCAGCGCCACCGACGAAGACGGAAATTGGCACGCCGCGGGCAGTTGGGTGACCAGCAGTGCGGCCAACCCGAATGACGCGGTCTATGAAATCGACACGACCACGGGTCTGGTCGTCGGGGGACCGATCGGCGGAACTCAGCTTTCCAGCCCGGGTGCGATCGCCGTCGGCCCCGATGGGCTTTTGTATGTGGGATCCTTTGGATCGCAAACGGTGCTGCGGTTTGACCCCGAAACCGGCAGCATGGTCGACACCTTCGTCAACGATAACAATCTGAACCAGGTCGCGGGAATCGCTTGGGGTCCCGACGGAAACCTTTACGTCGCCAGCCACGGAACCGGTGAAATTCATCGCTATGACGGTGAAACGGGTGCACGCATCGATGCGTCCAACGCGCCATTCATCAGCGGATTGTCGGGACCGATCGGACTAGTCTTTCACAACGACGGCAATCTGTACGTTTCCAATTACAACAACAACACCATCCATCGCTACGACGCCACAACAGGTACTCCTGTTGGCGGAGCCAACTTTGTTTCGCCGGGCACGCTGGACGGCCCGGAATTCATGGCGTTCGGCAACGACGACTATCTTTACGTCGCCTCCTACAACGACGACAGCGTTTATCGGTTTGACGAAAGCGGCAATTTGGTCGACGCGGGCGCGTATATCAGCGGTGGCGGCTTGGACGGCCCGGTTGGAATTTCGTTCGGTCCCGATGGATTGCTGTACGTCACGGGCGAAAATTCAAGCGACATTCGTCGATACGACACCAGCGGCCCCTCCGCCGTTTTTGTTGATGTCTATACCGACAACGCATCCGCATCCGACTTCCGCACGCTGGTGTTCACGCCATCGCACCAGGTCCAGGTCACCGAATCGGGCGCCAGCGGCAAACTTTGGTTCAGCAGCACCGGCAACGGCAGCACGACGACACTGCCCAGCTGGACCAGGGGATCGGTCGTCGAATTCGGCGGCAGCGGGCTGTCTTTTGATCCGACCGGTGATCCCGCCGATACCACCGCGGGTGAGTTTTCCGAGGTCTTTGACATCGACTCGTTTGCCAGTGGTGAAGACGTCGACGGTCTGCACTATGTCGAAAAAGCCATCACCATCGGCGGCGACAGCTATCCCGCGTTTGACTTGCAAGCCGGTGACGTGCTGTTTAGCACCAAGGGCAGCCCGACACTGACCAGCACGAATTCCATCACCGTTGGCAAAGAGGACGTCGTCGTCTTCCGCCCGGATTCGCCCGGTGACTACAGCAGCGGTACGTTCACGATCCTTTTGGAAGACCCCATGGGTCGCGATTTGCGGGGCATCAGTCTGGTCGAAAATGACATGGAATTCGCCGACGGCCAAACGCTGGCGGCCGGCACGTTCGTCTTTGTCACCAGCGGTGGCAGCCAAGACAGCAACGTGTACTACTACCAAGTCGACGACGTGGGCGAGGCAACGACCGCCGGCACGTCCGGCTTGCTGATCAATGGGGCGGACATCAACATCAGCGACAAGCTGTACGGCGTCGAAATCATCGAAAAGACCACGACAATCGGCGGACATACGTTCCAAGAAGGCCAAATCTTGTTGGCTTTGGATTCCGCCGGTAGCGTTGGTTCCAATTCAGTCGATATCGAGACGACCGACATCTTCGTCTTGGACGTGACGCAAACGGCACTGGCTGGAACCACGCAAGCCACCGCGACGAAACTGCTGGACGGCAGCGACGTCGAACTTGGCGACAGCAACGAATCCATCGATGCGATCGCGCTGCTTCGCGTGGCCAATCGCCCCACCGATATCCAAATCAGCAACGACAACATCGACGAGAACGTCAACACCAGTGGCGGCCACGTCGTGGGAACGCTGTCCGCCGTCGACCCCAGCCTGACGGACACCCACACATTCGACGTTGTCGGCGGAAGCGACGAGTCCAAGTTCTCGGTTTCGGGATCCAATCTTATCCTTGAAGACGGAATTTTGGATTACGAATCCCAAACGCAATACAACGTCGTTGTGAAGGTCACCGACAGCGACGGCAATGAATTGCTGAAAAGTCTCACGATCGACGTCAACAACCTGAACGACGTCGTGCCGGTCGTCGATGCGAACCAATCTTTCAGCGTCTCGGAAACCGCGAATGTTGGAACTTCACTCGGTTTCATCACGGCGACCGACCCCGATGGCACGCTTCAAAACTGGATCATGTCCTCGGGTAATGATCACGGTCTGTTCGGCCTGAATTCCAGTACGGGCGAACTGACGGTCGTCAACAACGTCAACTTGGATCATGAGTTCCAGGCCACCTATACCCTGACCATCATGGTCCAAGACGGCCAAAACACATCATCGTCCCAGACCGTGACGGTCAACGTCTTGGATGCCAACGACACGGTCCCCGTCATCAATCCTGGGCAAACGTTCGCGGTTTCCGAATCGGCACCCAATGGTACTGCGGTCGGAAACGCCACGGCCACTGATCCGGATGGAACGTTGCAAGGCTGGACGATCACCGCCGGCAACGGCGATGGCATCTTTGCGATCAACGCCGGTAGCGGCCAAATCACGATCGCCGACAACTCCAACCTGGATCATGAGTCCGCTTCCAGCCACACGTTGACGCTGCAAGTCAGCGACGGAGCCAACACGTCCGCGACGCAAACCGTGACGATCAATGTCATCGACGTGAACGATGTCGTGCCGGAGATTGATGCCGGACAGACCTTCAACGTGGCTGAAAACGTCGCCGATAATCATGTCGTGGGCACCGCCACGGCGACCGACAGCGACGGAACTTTGCAAGGCTGGACGATCACCGACGGCAACGGCGATGGCATCTTTGCGATCAACGCCAGTAGCGGCCAAATCACGATCGCCGACAACACCAACCTGGATCATGAATCGACCGACAGCTACACGTTGACACTGCAAGTCAGCGACGGGGCCAACACGTCCGCGACGCAGACGATCACGATCAATGTCACCGACGTCAACGATGTCGTTCCGGTCATTGATGCCGGTCAGAACTTCACCGTGGCCGAAAACGTTGTCGACAACCACGTCGTGGGCACCGCCACGGCAACCGATTCCGATGGAACACTGCAGGGCTGGACAATCACCGCCGGAAACGGCGACGGCATCTTTGCGATCAACGCCAGTAGCGGCCAAATCACGATTGCCGACAACACCAACCTGGATCATGAATCGACCGACAGCTACACGTTAACGCTGCAGGTCAGCGACGGAGCCAACACGTCCGCGACGCAGACGATCACGATCAATGTCACCGACGTCAACGATGTCGTTCCGGTCATTAATGCAGGTCAGACCTTCACCGTGGCCGAGAACGTCGCCGACAATCATGTCGTGGGCACCGCCACGGCAACCGACAGCGATGGAACCCTGCAGGGCTGGACGATCACCGCAGGCAACGGCGATGGCATCTTTGCGATCAATGCCAGTAGCGGCCAAATCACGATTGCCGACAACACCAACCTGGATCATGAATCGACCGACAGCTACACGTTGACGCTGCAAGTCAGCGACGGAGCCAACACGTCGGCGACACAGACGATCACGATCAATGTCACCGACGTCAACGATGTCGTCCCCGTCATCGATGCCGGTCAGACTTTCACCGTGGCCGAAAACGTCGCCGACAATCATGTCGTGGGAACGGCCACGGCCACCGACAGCGACGGAACGCTGCAAGGCTGGACGATCACCGCCGGCAACGGCGATGGCATCTTCGCGATCAACGCCAGTAGCGGCCAAATCACGATCGCCGACAACAGCAACCTGGATCATGAATCGACCGACATCTACACGTTGACGCTGCAGGTCAGCGACGGAGCCAACACCTCCGCGACGCAAACCGTGACGATCAATGTCACCGACGTCAACGATGTCGTGCCGGTGATCGATGCCGGCCAGACCTTCACCGTGGCCGAAAACGTCGCCGATAATCATGTCGTGGGAACCGCCACGGCGACCGATTCCGATGGAACCCTGCAAGGCTGGACGATCACCGCCGGCAACGGCGACGGCATCTTTGCGATCAACGCCAGTAGCGGCCAGATCACGATCGCCGACAACTCCAACCTGGATCATGAATCGACCGACAGCTACACGCTAACGCTGCAGGTCAGCGACGGAACCAACACGTCCGCGACGCAAACCGTGACGATCAATGTCAGCGACGTGAATGAAGCCGCAACGGGAACGCCCGGCATCACGGGATCGGCGATGACTGGCCAGACTTTGTCCGTCGACATGTCATCCGTTTCGGACCCCGAAGGCATTCAGTCGGAAGCCTTTCAGTGGTACGCCGACGGCGTCTCGCTGATCGGTCAAACCGGTTCGACGATCACACTGGACGCCACGCACGTCGGCAAGGCGATCAGCGTCTCGGTCGTGGTCACCGACAACACCGGGAACACCGAATCCGCTCTGTCCAGCAATCCAACGACGCCCGTCGGCCTGACCAACGCTGCGCCAACCGACATCGTTATCAGTGGATCCCAGATCCAAGAAGGTGTTGACGGCGATGTCGTGGGTGCGATCTCGGTGGTCGACCCCGATGTGATCGACACACATGTCTGGTCGGTCGACGACGGTCGCTTTGAAATTGCCGCAGGCCAGCTTCGTCTGAAGGCGGGCCAATCAATCGACTACGACGTTGAAAGCACGCTTTTCTTGACCGTATCGGTGACCGACCGGGGAGGTTCCGGAGCCACCTACACCGAAACGATTCGCGTGGATGTCCAGGAATCGTTGATCATCCTGCCACCGGCTTTGACGCTGACGAGCGAACCGGACCCGGATCCCGAACCGGCCGATGCATCGGAGGACCCGGGCGAATCCAATGAATCCGCCGATGCGGAAGAAACCGCCGAAGAAAAAGCTGACGAGGCCGAGACAGCCGAAGCCGAATCTTCCGACAGCGAGTCGTCCGATTCCGACTCGGTGTCATCCCAGGCGATGATCCGTCAAGACGACGGGGCTACAGCCAACCAGAGCGGCGACGGCAACGCGAACGGTGCCGTTGTCGATGTTCTGCAATTGCAGTTCACCGATGCCCAAACCAGTGGCGACGTCCAGCGAACCAACGTACGCGGTGACGGCGATTCTCGCGGATCCAGTTCCGACAATCCGAACGGCGATGGCGATGAAAACTCGTCGATCGATTTCGCGCTTGCATCAACACTGGGCGGCGAAACGGAAATGCGGCAATGGAAAGCGATGGACCAGTTACGTGACGACCTGCTGGGCGACGTCCAGTACGAATCCATCGTGGTCGGCTTTGCCGTATCGACGGCCGTCGCTGTCAGCATCGGACAAGCGGTCTGGGTGGTCAACGCGGGCTATCTGGCCAGTTCGGCTTTGTTCGTGTTGCCAGCGTGGCGAACGTTGGACCCGCTGCCCGTCCTGGACACGATGGACGGAAAGTTTGATGACGACGATGAATCGCTGGACAGCATCTTGGACGACCCCGCCGATGCGGGCGAATGA
- a CDS encoding endo-1,4-beta-xylanase yields the protein MSRHHHRIRIPFWIVIVYCLLMTMWIRDMAGAETSVETMLDRQVTAPADGEDCLAFDDPALTTLSHGRLPEASARWLSPATAEAGRRDDVRVFEVVVPRSSPQAWDAQVSIPLQRKIAKGDRVLLMFDARCVASDNESSTGYAGLFVQPHGEDDRTRYPFNAGPQWQRFAYPFVAPVDHDVDQTKVVIHVASMPQTLQFAAVRLINYGSTIPVRDLPTSKFTYPGRDDDAQWRTQALQRIDRIRKADMTIRVIDTDGNPVAGQKVRIRQQRHSFPFGSAVNSMLLGGDASDFPFQRYIRGDSRGRPTTIEDARRYREIVQRYLTRVTFEGALRPHVWQWGKDPGDRKSDLYRRQQVLLNSTVPWLQENRISIRGHYIGWGSMNSPPIQRDFVDDVDAHKQWLWKHMQDILPATESFVDEWDTINHVVGFGQTYHQLYGDMQIDVDIMREARRLAPSLRHAINEGQILPGGSRRDAYRAVIENLNQHGQAPDVVGFMGHFDSASLTSPPDILALLDRYAKLCPHLQLTELDVDTGTDEALQADYLRDVMIASFSHPNIDAIVMWGFWENQHWKPNAALWRSDWSRKPAGDVFVDLVRNQWWTDTMVVTQADGSATVRGFMGDYQLSVGDVDSVTSSTASGVTSVVLDKKGATVDLMVP from the coding sequence ATGTCCCGCCACCATCATCGAATCCGCATCCCGTTCTGGATCGTGATCGTCTATTGCCTGTTGATGACGATGTGGATCCGTGACATGGCGGGTGCCGAAACGAGCGTTGAAACGATGTTGGATCGGCAAGTCACCGCGCCGGCGGACGGCGAAGACTGCCTGGCTTTCGATGATCCGGCACTGACCACCCTCAGCCACGGCCGTCTGCCCGAAGCGTCCGCCCGCTGGCTATCCCCGGCGACGGCAGAAGCGGGGAGACGTGACGATGTCCGTGTTTTCGAAGTCGTCGTGCCGCGTTCCAGTCCCCAAGCCTGGGATGCACAGGTTTCGATCCCCTTGCAACGAAAGATCGCCAAGGGAGATCGAGTTCTGCTGATGTTCGATGCTCGCTGTGTGGCGTCCGACAACGAAAGCAGCACGGGCTACGCCGGCTTGTTTGTCCAACCCCACGGCGAAGACGATCGAACCAGGTATCCCTTCAACGCGGGACCCCAGTGGCAGCGTTTCGCTTACCCGTTTGTCGCACCGGTCGATCACGATGTCGACCAGACCAAAGTCGTCATTCACGTCGCATCGATGCCTCAGACGTTGCAGTTCGCCGCGGTCAGGCTGATCAACTACGGTTCCACGATCCCTGTACGTGATCTGCCCACGTCCAAGTTCACCTACCCTGGACGTGACGATGACGCCCAATGGCGAACGCAGGCGTTACAACGAATCGACCGGATACGCAAAGCCGACATGACCATTCGCGTCATCGACACTGACGGAAATCCGGTGGCCGGACAAAAGGTTCGGATCCGGCAACAGCGTCATTCGTTTCCCTTTGGCTCGGCCGTCAATTCGATGTTGTTGGGCGGCGACGCGTCGGACTTTCCCTTTCAACGCTACATCCGCGGCGATTCTCGCGGTCGACCGACGACCATCGAAGACGCGCGGCGTTATCGCGAAATCGTCCAAAGGTATCTCACACGGGTCACGTTCGAAGGCGCCTTGCGCCCACACGTCTGGCAATGGGGTAAAGATCCTGGGGATCGAAAGTCGGATCTGTATCGCCGACAACAAGTCCTTTTGAACTCCACCGTTCCATGGCTGCAAGAGAATCGAATCTCAATACGCGGCCACTACATCGGATGGGGATCGATGAACAGCCCGCCGATCCAGCGAGACTTTGTCGACGACGTGGACGCACACAAGCAATGGCTGTGGAAACACATGCAGGACATTCTGCCGGCCACCGAATCGTTCGTCGACGAATGGGACACGATCAATCATGTTGTCGGGTTCGGCCAAACCTATCATCAGCTGTATGGCGACATGCAGATCGATGTCGACATCATGCGGGAAGCACGACGCTTGGCTCCGTCGCTGCGGCACGCGATCAATGAAGGCCAGATTCTGCCCGGCGGCAGCCGCCGTGATGCCTATCGAGCGGTCATCGAAAATCTGAACCAGCACGGCCAAGCCCCCGATGTGGTCGGATTCATGGGACACTTTGATTCTGCATCGTTGACATCGCCTCCCGATATCTTGGCCCTATTGGACCGCTACGCCAAACTTTGTCCCCATCTACAGTTGACCGAACTGGATGTCGACACGGGAACCGATGAAGCCTTGCAAGCGGATTACTTGCGCGATGTCATGATCGCATCGTTCAGCCATCCGAACATCGACGCGATCGTGATGTGGGGCTTTTGGGAAAATCAGCATTGGAAACCCAACGCGGCGCTTTGGCGTAGCGACTGGTCACGCAAACCGGCCGGCGACGTGTTTGTCGACTTGGTTCGCAACCAGTGGTGGACCGACACCATGGTGGTGACCCAGGCTGATGGTTCGGCAACGGTCCGTGGGTTCATGGGGGATTATCAGTTGTCGGTGGGCGACGTTGATTCGGTCACTTCGTCCACGGCATCCGGCGTCACATCGGTGGTGCTGGACAAAAAAGGTGCGACTGTCGATTTGATGGTGCCCTGA